A region from the Achromobacter seleniivolatilans genome encodes:
- a CDS encoding aminopeptidase P family protein yields the protein MSSTDTRIAQLRQAMSRRGLSAYIVPSSDPHLSEYLPARWQGRRWLSGFTGSVGTLVVTADFAGLWVDSRYWVQAEAQLAGTGVQLMKIALASTPGHVDWLAANTRAGDVIGVDGQVLGLGAFRALSAAAATSGATLEIREDLLDEVWEDRAGLPDAKIYEHVAPEACVSRADKLAQVRQAMRAQGADVHFICTVDDIAWLLNLRGADVDYNPVFVGHALIGLDHATLFVADGKVDDALRATLAADGVEVAAYTQAADALASLELDQKLLIDPARVTCGVFHGMNPEVPRIEAINPSTLLKSRKTDAELAHVRLAMAQDGAALCEFFSWFEGALGKDTITELTIDEQITAARARRPAYVCPSFATIAGFNANGAMPHYRATPESHATIEGDGLLLIDSGGQYLGGTTDITRVVAVGTPSADQKVDFTLVLKGMIALSRASFPRGTPSPMLDAIARAPIWEGGAEYGHGTGHGVGYFLNVHEGPQVISYRAMPGPHTAMEPGMITSNEPGIYRPGRWGVRIENLVANRSWLTSELGEFLCFETLTLCPIDTRCIEASLMRADEIAWLNDYHQTVLERLSPLVEGEALAWLQRRTTAI from the coding sequence ATGTCTAGCACCGATACCCGTATCGCCCAATTGCGGCAGGCCATGAGCCGCCGCGGTCTGTCCGCCTACATCGTTCCTTCTTCGGACCCGCATCTGTCCGAATACCTGCCGGCGCGCTGGCAGGGGCGGCGCTGGCTGTCGGGTTTTACGGGATCGGTGGGCACGCTGGTCGTCACGGCCGATTTCGCCGGGCTTTGGGTCGATAGCCGCTACTGGGTGCAGGCCGAAGCCCAACTGGCTGGCACGGGCGTGCAGCTGATGAAGATCGCCTTGGCGTCCACGCCGGGCCATGTGGACTGGCTGGCTGCCAACACCCGTGCAGGCGACGTCATCGGCGTTGACGGCCAGGTGCTGGGCCTGGGCGCATTCCGCGCCTTGTCGGCGGCTGCCGCAACGTCTGGCGCCACGCTGGAAATCCGCGAAGACTTGCTGGATGAAGTCTGGGAAGACCGCGCCGGGCTGCCCGACGCCAAAATCTATGAACATGTGGCGCCCGAGGCCTGCGTGTCTCGCGCCGACAAGCTGGCCCAAGTGCGGCAAGCCATGCGTGCGCAAGGCGCTGACGTGCATTTCATCTGCACGGTGGACGACATCGCCTGGCTGCTGAATCTGCGCGGCGCGGATGTGGACTACAACCCGGTGTTTGTTGGGCATGCGCTGATCGGCCTGGACCACGCCACGCTGTTCGTGGCGGACGGCAAGGTTGATGACGCGTTGCGCGCCACTTTGGCGGCCGATGGCGTTGAAGTCGCGGCTTACACCCAAGCCGCCGATGCGCTGGCATCGCTGGAATTGGATCAGAAGCTGTTGATCGACCCCGCTCGCGTAACCTGCGGTGTGTTCCACGGCATGAATCCGGAAGTGCCGCGCATCGAAGCCATCAACCCGTCCACCTTGCTGAAATCGCGCAAGACCGACGCTGAACTGGCCCATGTGCGGCTGGCTATGGCGCAGGACGGCGCGGCGCTCTGTGAGTTCTTTTCCTGGTTTGAAGGCGCGCTGGGTAAGGACACGATCACCGAGCTGACCATAGACGAACAGATCACCGCCGCCCGCGCGCGCCGGCCTGCCTACGTCTGCCCCAGCTTTGCCACCATTGCCGGCTTCAACGCCAACGGCGCGATGCCGCATTACCGCGCCACGCCCGAATCGCACGCCACCATCGAAGGCGACGGCCTGTTGCTGATCGACTCGGGCGGCCAATACTTGGGCGGCACGACGGATATCACCCGTGTGGTCGCGGTGGGCACGCCCAGCGCCGATCAGAAAGTGGACTTCACGCTGGTGCTCAAGGGCATGATCGCGCTGTCGCGCGCATCGTTCCCGCGCGGCACGCCCTCACCGATGCTGGACGCGATTGCGCGGGCGCCCATCTGGGAAGGCGGCGCCGAATACGGCCATGGCACGGGCCATGGCGTCGGGTATTTCCTGAACGTGCATGAAGGCCCGCAAGTGATCTCGTACCGGGCCATGCCGGGTCCGCACACGGCCATGGAGCCGGGCATGATCACATCCAACGAACCTGGCATCTATCGTCCGGGCCGTTGGGGCGTGCGCATCGAGAACCTGGTGGCCAACCGCAGCTGGCTGACGTCCGAATTGGGCGAATTCCTGTGCTTTGAAACGCTGACCCTGTGCCCGATCGATACCCGCTGCATCGAGGCGTCGCTGATGCGCGCTGACGAAATTGCGTGGCTGAACGACTATCACCAAACGGTGCTGGAACGCCTGTCGCCGCTCGTTGAAGGTGAAGCGCTGGCCTGGCTGCAACGCCGCACGACGGCGATCTGA
- a CDS encoding M55 family metallopeptidase, with amino-acid sequence MKILISTDIEGVAGVFHPEQVRAGNGEYERARAWMTAEANAAVLGAIAGGAEEILVNDSHGGFRNLLPDGLDERARLVLGKPRYLGMMGGLEEGCDAVFMIGYHSRSQGRGILAHTINSFAFARIFINGMELGEAGLYGALAGEMGVPVILGTGDDVFIAETRDTFPGAEWVQTKVAHGQGSGITLSPAASRRAITAAAETAVRNIKKAIPFRIPAPIECRLQTQSAALADLFCMWPTLERVDGVTLRFTTDSMQSAVRTLNSLAAMSFMLR; translated from the coding sequence ATGAAGATCCTGATTTCCACCGATATCGAAGGCGTCGCCGGCGTCTTCCACCCCGAACAAGTTCGCGCCGGTAACGGCGAATACGAGCGCGCCCGCGCCTGGATGACCGCCGAGGCCAACGCGGCCGTGCTGGGCGCCATCGCTGGCGGCGCTGAAGAAATTCTCGTCAACGATTCGCATGGCGGGTTTCGCAACCTGCTGCCCGACGGTCTGGACGAGCGCGCTCGCCTGGTGCTGGGCAAGCCGCGCTACCTGGGCATGATGGGTGGCCTGGAAGAGGGCTGCGACGCGGTTTTCATGATCGGCTACCACTCGCGTTCGCAAGGCCGCGGCATCCTGGCGCACACGATCAACAGTTTTGCGTTTGCCCGCATCTTTATCAACGGCATGGAACTTGGCGAAGCGGGCCTGTATGGCGCGCTGGCAGGTGAAATGGGCGTGCCGGTTATTTTGGGCACCGGCGACGACGTGTTCATCGCCGAAACGCGTGACACCTTCCCGGGCGCCGAATGGGTGCAGACCAAGGTGGCCCACGGCCAGGGCAGCGGCATCACCTTATCGCCCGCCGCTTCACGCCGCGCCATCACGGCGGCAGCCGAAACCGCCGTACGCAATATCAAAAAAGCCATTCCTTTCCGCATTCCCGCCCCTATAGAATGCCGGTTGCAGACGCAGAGTGCGGCCTTGGCCGATCTGTTCTGCATGTGGCCCACGCTGGAACGCGTGGACGGCGTCACCTTGCGATTCACCACGGATAGCATGCAGTCGGCCGTCCGTACGTTGAACAGCCTGGCCGCTATGTCTTTCATGTTGCGCTAA
- a CDS encoding DmpA family aminopeptidase has product MDKQALDFPRIGVLPPGPLDTICDVGNVTVGHCTLADGAQQTGVTVVRPHGGDPFLDKVPAAATVLNGFGKSTGLIQVQELGVLETPIALTNTFGVGTVANAQIRHAVAANPGIGRAMATVNPLVFECNDGYLNDIQALAVQESHYADALAGAGKTFPQGAVGAGRGMSCFSFKGGIGSASRVASIQPGLRYTVGALVLSNFGRLPNLTVAGRPFGRRLADQLDQGLAGQGENAVIVPEKGSIILLLATDAPLDSRQLRRLSLRAGAGLARTGSVFGHGSGDIALAFSTAYTVPQLAEQPMPAVAMLHETRIDPLFEAAAEACEQAIISALWHADGVTGRDGHHRAAIRDAAPQWRQWLSDTAF; this is encoded by the coding sequence ATGGACAAACAAGCGCTGGATTTTCCCCGCATCGGCGTGCTGCCGCCGGGGCCGCTGGATACGATCTGCGACGTCGGCAACGTGACGGTCGGGCACTGCACGCTGGCTGACGGCGCGCAGCAAACCGGCGTGACCGTCGTGCGGCCGCATGGCGGTGATCCCTTTCTGGACAAGGTGCCTGCCGCGGCTACCGTGCTGAACGGTTTTGGCAAAAGCACAGGCCTGATCCAGGTGCAGGAGCTGGGCGTGCTGGAAACGCCGATTGCGCTGACCAACACGTTTGGCGTGGGCACGGTGGCCAACGCTCAGATCCGCCACGCGGTCGCGGCCAACCCCGGCATCGGCCGAGCCATGGCTACCGTGAATCCGCTGGTGTTTGAATGCAATGACGGCTATTTGAACGACATTCAGGCGCTGGCCGTGCAGGAATCGCACTATGCGGACGCGCTGGCCGGGGCCGGCAAGACATTCCCGCAAGGCGCCGTGGGTGCGGGGCGCGGCATGTCGTGTTTTTCGTTCAAGGGCGGTATCGGGTCGGCGTCCCGCGTGGCGTCCATCCAGCCCGGCTTGCGCTACACCGTCGGCGCGCTGGTGTTGTCCAACTTTGGCCGCTTGCCCAATCTGACTGTGGCAGGCCGTCCGTTTGGCCGCCGGCTGGCAGATCAGTTGGACCAGGGGTTGGCGGGTCAGGGCGAAAACGCCGTGATCGTGCCCGAGAAAGGCTCCATTATTTTGCTGCTGGCCACCGATGCTCCGCTGGACTCGCGCCAGTTGCGCCGCTTGTCGCTGCGCGCGGGAGCGGGCCTGGCGCGCACTGGGTCGGTATTCGGCCATGGCAGCGGCGATATCGCGCTGGCATTTTCCACCGCCTATACGGTGCCGCAATTGGCCGAACAACCGATGCCCGCCGTGGCTATGCTGCATGAAACCCGTATTGATCCCCTGTTTGAAGCGGCTGCGGAAGCCTGCGAACAGGCCATTATTTCCGCGCTCTGGCATGCCGATGGCGTGACGGGGCGCGACGGTCACCATCGCGCCGCTATCCGCGACGCCGCGCCGCAATGGCGGCAATGGCTGTCCGATACTGCATTCTGA
- the gsiD gene encoding glutathione ABC transporter permease GsiD, with translation MSNTTPATTIAAVPKNDVRTPATEFWRKFKKQKLALGAGMFVLLLVVVAVFAPWIVPFDAENFFDYDALNASPSLTHWLGVDSLGRDIFSRILMGARISLAAGFLSVAMGAVVGTFMGLMAGYYEGWWERITMRVSDVLLAFPGMLLAIGVVAILGSSMINVIVAVAVFSVPAFARLVRGNTLSIKQMTYVEAVKSVGASDWTIIMRHILPGTISPIVVYGTMRIGTSIITAASLSFLGMGASPPTPEWGAMLNEARADMVIAPHVAIFPALAIFLTVLAFNLLGDGLRDALDPKIDRK, from the coding sequence ATGAGCAATACGACACCCGCCACCACCATTGCCGCCGTTCCCAAGAACGACGTGCGCACACCCGCCACCGAGTTCTGGCGCAAATTCAAGAAGCAGAAGCTGGCTCTGGGCGCCGGCATGTTTGTCCTGCTGCTGGTCGTGGTCGCGGTCTTTGCACCGTGGATCGTGCCGTTCGATGCCGAAAACTTTTTCGACTACGACGCCTTGAACGCCAGCCCGTCCCTGACCCACTGGCTGGGCGTGGACTCGCTGGGCCGCGACATCTTCAGCCGCATCCTCATGGGCGCGCGCATTTCGCTGGCGGCAGGTTTCCTGTCGGTCGCCATGGGCGCAGTCGTCGGCACCTTTATGGGCTTGATGGCTGGCTACTACGAAGGCTGGTGGGAACGCATCACGATGCGCGTCTCCGATGTGCTGCTGGCTTTCCCCGGCATGTTGCTGGCGATCGGCGTGGTGGCCATCCTGGGTTCCAGCATGATCAACGTGATCGTGGCCGTTGCCGTGTTCAGCGTGCCGGCGTTTGCCCGCCTGGTGCGCGGCAACACCCTGTCGATCAAGCAGATGACCTATGTTGAAGCGGTCAAGAGCGTGGGCGCGTCCGACTGGACGATCATCATGCGCCACATCCTGCCCGGCACGATCTCGCCGATCGTGGTGTACGGCACGATGCGTATCGGCACGTCGATCATCACCGCAGCCAGCCTGTCGTTCCTGGGCATGGGCGCATCGCCTCCCACGCCGGAATGGGGCGCCATGCTGAACGAGGCGCGGGCCGACATGGTGATTGCTCCTCACGTGGCGATCTTCCCGGCACTGGCGATCTTCCTGACGGTGCTGGCGTTTAACCTGCTTGGCGACGGCTTGCGCGACGCGCTCGATCCCAAGATCGATCGCAAGTAG
- the gsiC gene encoding glutathione ABC transporter permease GsiC, with product MLTYIVKRLLGMIPTLLLVAVVVFLFVHMLPGDPARLAAGQEADQQTVELVRKELGLDLPLPQQFVRYFSHMLQGDLGTSLRTKRPVSTEISDRFMPTMWLTLASMAWSVTFGMIIGIVSAVWRNRWPDRLGMTLAVSGISFPAFALGMMLMQVFSVNLGWLPTVGASTWQHYILPSITLGAAVAAVMARFTRASFVEVIQEDFVRTARAKGLTERRVVIKHALRNALIPVVTMMGLQFGFLLGGSIVVETVFNWPGLGRLLVDAVTQRDYPVIQGLVLLFSLEFILINLIVDVLYGVINPSIRYK from the coding sequence ATGCTGACCTACATCGTCAAACGTCTTTTGGGCATGATTCCCACGCTGCTGCTGGTAGCTGTGGTTGTGTTCCTGTTTGTGCACATGCTTCCGGGCGACCCGGCACGACTGGCCGCAGGCCAGGAAGCCGACCAGCAAACGGTTGAGCTGGTGCGCAAGGAACTGGGACTGGATCTGCCGCTGCCGCAGCAATTCGTGCGCTACTTCAGCCATATGCTGCAAGGCGACCTGGGTACGTCTTTGCGTACCAAGCGCCCCGTCTCGACCGAGATTTCGGACCGCTTCATGCCCACCATGTGGCTGACGCTCGCCAGTATGGCGTGGTCAGTGACCTTTGGCATGATCATCGGGATCGTGTCGGCGGTGTGGCGCAATCGCTGGCCCGACCGTCTTGGCATGACGCTGGCGGTGTCAGGCATCTCTTTCCCTGCCTTTGCGCTGGGGATGATGCTGATGCAGGTGTTCTCCGTGAATCTGGGCTGGCTGCCAACCGTTGGCGCCTCGACCTGGCAACACTACATATTGCCCTCCATCACGCTGGGCGCTGCGGTGGCTGCCGTGATGGCGCGCTTCACCCGCGCATCGTTCGTGGAAGTGATTCAGGAAGACTTTGTGCGGACTGCCCGCGCCAAGGGCCTGACCGAGCGCCGCGTTGTGATCAAACACGCGTTGCGTAACGCGCTGATTCCCGTCGTGACCATGATGGGCTTGCAGTTCGGCTTCTTGCTGGGCGGCTCGATCGTGGTCGAGACCGTGTTCAACTGGCCCGGCCTTGGCCGTCTGCTGGTGGACGCCGTGACCCAGCGCGACTATCCGGTGATCCAGGGCCTGGTGCTGCTGTTCTCGCTGGAATTCATCCTTATCAACCTGATTGTCGACGTGCTCTACGGCGTCATCAATCCCAGCATCCGTTATAAGTGA
- the gsiB gene encoding glutathione ABC transporter substrate-binding protein GsiB, with protein sequence MMKVLRPTKLMAAAAVAFGVLTSPLAHAAKDVTFAVSIALETLDPYNTNSTLNQAAGKAYYEGLFEFDKDLKIQKVLATDYTVSEDGLVYTFKLRPGVKFHDGTDFNAEAVKINFDRPANPENRLSRYIQFSVIDKTEVVDPQTIKITLKKPFSAFINALAHPAAMMISPAALAKYGKEIGFHPVGTGPFEFVEWKPAEYLKVKKFDGYWKKGYPKVDTLTFRTVTDNNTRAAVVQTGEAQFAFPVPFEQAAVLSKNDKLDVVDHKNSIMARYLSMNTQQKPFDNVKVREAINYAINKEALAKVAFSGYATVVDGVVPQGVDFAHKTGPWPYDIKKAKALLAEAGYPNGFESQLWSAYNDGTSVKVVQFLQQQLSQVGIKVSVEVLESGQRVQRVQQVQKPEDAKVRMYYAGWSSSTGEADWGLRPLLTTAAFPPVLNNVSYYSNKSVDDGIQQALATTDRAKKTEIYKDIQETIWKDAPWAFLVTQNNLYVKSKNLSGVYVEPDTSFWFGDIDLKQ encoded by the coding sequence ATGATGAAAGTTCTGCGCCCCACCAAGCTGATGGCCGCTGCCGCGGTGGCCTTCGGTGTGCTCACTTCGCCGTTGGCGCATGCTGCCAAGGACGTGACGTTTGCCGTCTCCATCGCACTGGAAACGCTTGATCCCTACAACACCAACAGCACGCTGAACCAAGCAGCCGGCAAGGCCTACTACGAAGGCCTGTTCGAGTTCGACAAGGATCTGAAGATCCAGAAGGTTCTGGCTACCGACTACACCGTCAGCGAAGACGGCCTGGTCTACACGTTCAAGCTGCGTCCCGGCGTGAAGTTCCACGACGGCACCGATTTCAACGCTGAAGCGGTCAAGATCAACTTCGATCGTCCGGCCAACCCGGAAAACCGCCTGTCGCGCTACATCCAGTTCAGCGTCATCGACAAGACCGAAGTGGTTGATCCGCAGACCATCAAGATCACGTTGAAGAAGCCGTTCTCGGCCTTCATCAACGCGCTGGCCCACCCGGCCGCCATGATGATCTCGCCCGCAGCCCTGGCCAAGTACGGCAAGGAAATCGGCTTCCACCCCGTGGGTACCGGTCCCTTCGAATTCGTCGAATGGAAGCCGGCTGAATACCTGAAGGTCAAGAAGTTCGACGGCTACTGGAAGAAGGGTTACCCGAAGGTCGACACGCTGACCTTCCGTACCGTGACCGACAACAACACCCGCGCCGCCGTGGTGCAAACGGGCGAGGCGCAGTTCGCCTTCCCGGTGCCGTTCGAACAAGCCGCCGTGCTGTCCAAGAACGACAAGCTGGACGTGGTCGATCACAAGAACTCGATCATGGCCCGCTACCTGTCGATGAACACGCAGCAAAAGCCGTTCGACAACGTCAAGGTGCGTGAAGCCATCAACTACGCCATCAACAAGGAAGCCCTGGCCAAGGTCGCTTTCTCGGGCTACGCCACCGTCGTTGACGGCGTCGTGCCGCAAGGCGTGGATTTCGCACACAAGACGGGCCCGTGGCCCTACGACATCAAGAAGGCCAAGGCGCTGTTGGCTGAAGCCGGTTACCCCAATGGCTTTGAAAGCCAGCTGTGGTCGGCCTATAACGACGGCACTTCGGTGAAGGTCGTTCAGTTCCTGCAACAGCAGCTGTCGCAAGTCGGCATCAAGGTGTCGGTGGAAGTGCTGGAATCGGGTCAACGCGTGCAGCGCGTCCAACAGGTGCAAAAGCCTGAGGACGCCAAGGTCCGCATGTACTACGCCGGCTGGTCGTCTTCGACCGGTGAAGCCGATTGGGGCCTGCGTCCGTTGCTGACCACCGCCGCTTTCCCGCCGGTGCTGAACAACGTGTCGTACTACTCGAACAAGTCGGTGGATGACGGCATTCAGCAAGCGCTGGCCACGACCGACCGCGCCAAGAAGACCGAAATCTACAAGGACATTCAGGAAACCATCTGGAAGGACGCCCCGTGGGCCTTCCTGGTGACCCAGAACAACTTGTACGTGAAGTCGAAGAACCTGTCGGGCGTGTACGTGGAACCGGACACCTCGTTCTGGTTCGGCGACATCGACCTGAAGCAGTAA
- a CDS encoding dipeptide ABC transporter ATP-binding protein — MVDRANSLALPENRVVQVDDLTVRFVGSERTVEAVRNLSFHVDRGETLAIVGESGSGKSVTSLALMRLVEHGGGRIAQGSMALRRRNGSVIDLVGSSQRVMRNVRGADMAMIFQEPMTSLNPVFTAGDQIAESIRQHQGKDASAARAEALRMLEQVRIPEAKSVLDRYPHQLSGGMRQRVMIAMALACKPALLIADEPTTALDVTIQAQILQLIRQLQEEMHMGVVFITHDMGVVAEVADRVLVMYRGDKVEEGPSEQVFSAPNHTYTKALLSAVPKLGAMQGTDLPARFPLLQVDGQAQPVAEPGITSTQEVPAAKREPILSVRNLVTRFDLRGGILSRVQRRVHAVEQVSFDLYPGETLSLVGESGCGKSTTGRSLLRLVDSQSGEIEFGGRDIVRLKNTELQSLRRDIQFVFQDPFASLDPRVTVGFSIMEPLLVHGVAKGRDAERRVSELLERVGMPPEMAQRYPHEFSGGQRQRICIARALALNPKVVIADESVSALDVSIQAQIVNLLIDLQRDMGISFLFISHDMAVVERVSHRVAVMYLGQIVEIGPRRAIFENPQHPYTKKLMSAVPIADPARRHMKRTLLSDEIPSPIRKLGDDPVVLPLVQVGTDHFVARHPVGGAY, encoded by the coding sequence ATGGTTGATCGCGCAAACAGCCTGGCGCTGCCGGAAAACCGCGTGGTCCAGGTCGACGACCTGACGGTGCGCTTCGTAGGTTCGGAGCGCACGGTTGAAGCCGTGCGCAACTTGTCGTTCCATGTGGATCGGGGTGAAACCCTGGCCATCGTGGGCGAATCAGGTTCGGGCAAGTCGGTAACGTCGCTGGCACTCATGCGTCTGGTGGAACATGGCGGCGGCCGCATCGCCCAGGGCAGCATGGCCCTGCGCCGGCGCAATGGCTCCGTGATCGACCTGGTCGGTTCCAGCCAGCGCGTCATGCGCAATGTGCGGGGCGCGGACATGGCCATGATCTTCCAGGAGCCTATGACTTCCTTGAATCCGGTGTTCACGGCCGGCGACCAGATCGCCGAATCGATCCGTCAGCACCAGGGCAAGGATGCTTCGGCCGCACGCGCTGAAGCGCTGCGTATGCTGGAACAAGTGCGCATTCCGGAAGCCAAGTCCGTGCTGGACCGCTATCCGCATCAATTGTCGGGCGGCATGCGCCAACGCGTCATGATCGCCATGGCGCTGGCCTGCAAGCCCGCGCTGCTGATCGCTGACGAGCCGACCACCGCGCTGGACGTCACCATCCAGGCGCAGATTCTGCAACTGATCCGTCAGTTGCAGGAAGAAATGCACATGGGCGTGGTGTTCATCACCCACGACATGGGCGTGGTTGCCGAAGTGGCTGACCGCGTGCTGGTCATGTATCGCGGCGACAAGGTCGAAGAAGGCCCGTCCGAACAAGTGTTCTCGGCGCCGAACCACACCTACACGAAGGCGCTGCTGTCGGCCGTGCCGAAGCTGGGCGCGATGCAAGGCACCGATCTGCCTGCGCGCTTCCCGCTTCTGCAAGTGGACGGTCAGGCCCAGCCGGTTGCCGAACCTGGCATTACCAGCACGCAGGAAGTGCCGGCGGCAAAGCGTGAACCGATTTTGAGCGTGCGCAATCTGGTCACCCGCTTCGATCTGCGCGGCGGCATCTTGAGCCGCGTGCAGCGCCGCGTGCACGCCGTGGAACAGGTCAGCTTTGATCTGTATCCGGGCGAAACGCTGTCGCTGGTGGGCGAGTCGGGTTGCGGCAAGTCCACCACCGGCCGGTCGCTGCTGCGTCTGGTGGATAGCCAGAGCGGCGAGATCGAGTTTGGCGGCCGCGACATCGTGCGCCTGAAAAACACCGAGCTGCAATCCTTGCGACGCGACATCCAGTTCGTGTTCCAGGACCCGTTTGCGTCGCTGGACCCGCGCGTGACCGTCGGCTTCTCCATCATGGAGCCGCTGCTGGTGCATGGCGTGGCCAAGGGCCGCGATGCTGAACGACGTGTGTCCGAACTGTTGGAACGCGTGGGTATGCCGCCGGAAATGGCGCAGCGTTATCCGCATGAGTTCTCGGGCGGCCAGCGCCAGCGCATCTGCATTGCGCGCGCGCTTGCCTTAAATCCGAAGGTCGTGATTGCGGATGAGTCGGTGTCGGCGCTGGACGTGTCGATTCAGGCGCAGATCGTCAACCTGTTGATCGATCTTCAGCGCGACATGGGCATCTCGTTCCTGTTCATCTCGCACGATATGGCCGTTGTTGAACGCGTCAGCCATCGCGTGGCCGTGATGTACCTGGGCCAGATCGTCGAGATCGGCCCGCGCCGCGCGATTTTCGAGAACCCGCAGCACCCGTACACCAAGAAGCTGATGTCGGCCGTGCCGATCGCCGATCCGGCGCGCCGCCACATGAAGCGCACCTTGTTGTCCGACGAAATTCCCAGCCCGATCCGCAAGCTGGGCGACGACCCGGTGGTGCTACCACTGGTGCAAGTAGGCACGGATCATTTTGTAGCCCGCCACCCTGTCGGCGGAGCGTATTGA
- a CDS encoding isoaspartyl peptidase/L-asparaginase family protein, whose translation MIQPVIAIHGGAGAMSRAAMSPEKEQEYLAALNSILTAGQAVLANGGSALDAVTEAVRLLEDCPLFNAGHGAVFTSAGTHELDASIMDGATLRSGAIANVNCVRNPIFAARKVMENSKHVFFVGEGAEAFARQEGLEIVDPSYFSTEARREQLLRVQRETPDAAVLDHDGQALVARGQPAPADPLDADKKFGTVGAVAVDAQGNLAAATSTGGITNKQVGRVGDAPMIGAGTYASNKTCAVSTTGTGEMFIRMVAAYDVAAQMEYCGASLEAAADRVVMEKLPTIGGKGGLIAVDAQGNVALPFNTEGMYRGYARVGEKPVTAIYR comes from the coding sequence ATGATTCAACCCGTGATCGCTATCCACGGTGGCGCTGGCGCGATGTCCCGCGCGGCCATGTCGCCCGAGAAAGAACAGGAATACCTGGCAGCGCTGAATTCCATCCTGACCGCCGGCCAAGCCGTGCTGGCCAATGGCGGCAGCGCGCTGGATGCAGTGACTGAAGCGGTTCGCCTGCTGGAAGATTGCCCCTTGTTCAACGCGGGCCACGGCGCGGTTTTCACCAGCGCCGGCACCCACGAGCTGGACGCCTCCATCATGGACGGCGCCACGCTGCGTTCGGGCGCCATCGCCAACGTGAATTGCGTACGCAATCCGATCTTTGCTGCGCGCAAAGTCATGGAAAACAGCAAGCACGTCTTCTTCGTGGGTGAGGGCGCTGAAGCTTTCGCCCGCCAGGAAGGGCTGGAAATTGTGGACCCGTCCTATTTTTCGACCGAAGCGCGCCGCGAACAACTGCTGCGTGTGCAGCGTGAAACGCCTGACGCTGCCGTGCTGGATCATGATGGCCAAGCCCTGGTTGCACGCGGTCAGCCCGCACCGGCAGACCCACTGGACGCCGACAAGAAGTTCGGCACTGTGGGCGCGGTGGCCGTCGATGCGCAGGGCAATCTGGCCGCTGCCACGTCCACCGGCGGCATCACCAATAAGCAAGTCGGCCGCGTCGGCGATGCGCCGATGATTGGCGCCGGCACCTATGCCAGCAACAAGACCTGCGCGGTCTCCACGACTGGTACCGGCGAGATGTTCATTCGCATGGTTGCGGCTTACGATGTGGCGGCGCAAATGGAATATTGCGGCGCGTCGCTGGAAGCCGCGGCGGATCGCGTTGTGATGGAAAAACTGCCCACCATCGGCGGCAAGGGCGGCCTGATCGCCGTTGACGCCCAGGGCAATGTGGCCTTGCCGTTCAACACGGAAGGCATGTATCGGGGTTACGCCCGCGTAGGCGAAAAGCCGGTTACCGCAATTTATCGTTAA